The nucleotide window ATCTGAAAAAGGAGAAGATTTAAGAGGTATCTTTCATTGTTTTACAGGAACTCTAGCACAAGCAAAACAAGCCATTTCTTACAATATGAAATTAGGTATAGGTGGAGTTGCTACTTTTAAAAATGGTAAAATTGATAAATTTTTAAATGAAATTGATTTAAATCACATTGTCTTAGAAACAGATGCCCCTTATTTAGCACCAAAACCATTTAGAGGTAAAAGAAATGAAAGTGCTTACATAACCAATGTTGTAGATAAACTAGTTGATATTTATAACATTTCTTATGAAGAAATTGCTAAAACTACTACACAAAATTCTAAAGAGGTTTTTGGTATTTAATGATTGAAACTCAAACCACATATTATAAAACACCTATAGGAATTGCAAAAATTACTGGTGATGAAAATGGAATTCAATCTGTAATAGTTTTAGATGAAACCAAAGTTTCTCAAAATGATTTAGATGCAGATACTCCAGAAATATTAAAATATTGTGTTACACAATTAGAAGAATATTTTAAAGGAGAAAGAGCCAGTTTTGATTTAACTGTAAACCCTAAAGGAACCTATTTTCAAAAGAAAGTTTGGAAATCATTGCTAAACATTCCTTTTGGTAAAACCAGAAGTTATTTAGAACAAAGTAAAGTTTTGGGCGATGCTAAAGCTATAAGAGCTGTTGCAGCTGCAAATAGTAAAAACCCATTATGGATTATTATTCCTTGTCATAGAATTATAGGCTCAGATGGATCTTTAACAGGTTATGCAGGTGGTATTTGGCGCAAAAAATGGTTACTAAATCACGAAAGCCCAAACAAACAGCAATCTCTTTTTTAAAATAAGGCACCATAAAACATAAAAAACATATTTTTACGTTAGGTACATATTGTTAATATGTTTAAAAAATTACTTTTTCTATTTTTTGGTTTTATTGGGTTCTGTGCACAGGCTCAAACTACAAACACAGATTTTAGAAAAAAATTTTTAGAAGTTAAACAAGATACCATTCAACTAGATTCTGTTCCTCTAAACTCACAATATTTTAAAATATTTAACGCAACTAAAAAGCCTTTAGCCAAAACAGATTATACCATCAATTTTAGCAAAGCAATTTTAATTGTTGATGCCAGAAAATTCGAGTCTTTATATGTAGAATACTACAGACTACCCTCTTTCTTAACCAAAGTTTATACTCCTTTTGATAAAAAGTTAATCATTAAACAAAATACCAATCAAGGTAAATTGTATAGTTTAACAACTAATAAAAAACCATCAGACATAAATTTATTTGAAGGTTTAGAAACAAGAGGTTTTATAACTAGGGGTTTAACATCTGGTAACAATCAAAATGCTGTTACTAATTCTGCATTAGATTTAGAAATTTCTGGTAAATTATCTAAAAACGTATCATTAAGAGCTAATATTTTTGATACAAATATTCCTATTCAAGAGAATGGATATTCTCAAAATTTAACCGATTTTGATCGTGTTTTCATAGAAATGTATGCAAAAAACTGGCGAGTTAAAGCAGGAGATTTATCACTTAAAAATACTGAAACTTTCTTTTTTCCTTTTGTAAAACAAGTGGCTGGTTTAGAGGTAGAAGCCAAAGTTACAGATGAGTTAACTGTAGCAGCATCTGGTGCAGTTGTTAGAGGCACATTTAACACATTTAATTTTACAGGTGTTGAAGGTAATCAAGGCCCATATAAAATATTGGGTGCTAATAATGAAGCTGCAATTTTAATTATTGAAGGCTCAGAAAAAGTTTATGTAAATGGAACACTTTTAAAACGAGGTGAAAATGAAGATTATCTAATTAATTACAATTTAGGAGAAATTACTTTTACTACCACTTTTCCTATTACTAATGATATGCGTATTTGGATAGATTTCCAGTATGCAGAAAGAAACTATACTCGTTTTATAACCTATGAAAAAGCAGAATATGAAGGAGAAAAGTTTAGTTTAGCTGGTTATTTTTATTCAGAAAATGATTCAAAAAATCAACCTTTACA belongs to Polaribacter dokdonensis and includes:
- a CDS encoding methylated-DNA--[protein]-cysteine S-methyltransferase, which produces MIETQTTYYKTPIGIAKITGDENGIQSVIVLDETKVSQNDLDADTPEILKYCVTQLEEYFKGERASFDLTVNPKGTYFQKKVWKSLLNIPFGKTRSYLEQSKVLGDAKAIRAVAAANSKNPLWIIIPCHRIIGSDGSLTGYAGGIWRKKWLLNHESPNKQQSLF